The Acidimicrobiales bacterium genome contains the following window.
CGGTGGCGGGCAGCCGGCCTTGCCGGATCGCGGCTTCGACCTTCACCTCGACCCGGACCACGGAGTCGAGGGCGGGCCGCGGCGGCGTCACTCGGGCCCAGGCCGTGACTTCGACGCCGCGCGGCGCGGCGTCTAGGTTGAGCGGCCCTATGGATCGCACCCTCGTCATCTGCAAGCCCGACGCCGTCGAACGCGGCCTCGTCGGCGAGATCATCTCCCGGCTCGAGCGGCGCACCCTCACCATCGTCGCCGCCGAGCTGCGCACCATCGACGTCGAGACCGCCGGCCGGCACTACGCCGAGCACGACGGCAAGCCGTTCTACGCCGACCTCGTGGCCTTCATCACCCGGGGCCCCGCCATGGTCCTCGTGGTGGAGGGCCCGGAGGACACCTGGAAGGTCGTGCGCACGATGATGGGCGCCACCAACCCCCGTGACGCCGCCCCCGGCACCATCCGCGGCGACCTCGGCATCCTCTTCACCGAGAACCTCATCCACGGCTCCGACGGCCCCGAGTCCGCCGCCCGCGAGATCGAGCTGTTCTTCCCCGGACTCTGATCAGGGCGCTGATCCGGATCTCGGCCGAGGCGGGAATTTGTTGCAGTTCGATTACGAAGCGGTACCCTGCGCCCGCGGGCGGAACGCATGCCACGGCTGACGCCGGGCGGCGCCGTCGCCTACCCTGAACTGACTTCTCGCCGCGGCGCCACCGGAAGGTCCCACATGGCCGGACAACTTCGCTCCTCGCTGTCCAACGTGGTCGGGCGCGACATGGCCGTCGATCTCGGCACGGCCAACACCTTGATCTACGTCCGCGGCGAGGGCATCGTCCTCAACGAGCCCTCGGTCGTCGCCGTCAACGCCAAGGACGGCCGGCCCGTCGCCGTGGGCACCGAGGCCAAGCGCATGATCGGCCGGACCCCGGCCCACATCCAGGCCATCCGACCGCTGAAGGACGGCGTCATCGCCGACTTCGACATCTGCGAGAAGATGCTGCGCTACTTCATCCAGAAGGTCCATCAGCGCAAGTGGTCCAAGCCCCGCATGGTCATCTGCGTGCCGTCGGGCATCACCCCGGTCGAGCAGCGCGCCGTGCAGGAGGCCGCCGAGTTCGCCGGC
Protein-coding sequences here:
- the ndk gene encoding nucleoside-diphosphate kinase → MDRTLVICKPDAVERGLVGEIISRLERRTLTIVAAELRTIDVETAGRHYAEHDGKPFYADLVAFITRGPAMVLVVEGPEDTWKVVRTMMGATNPRDAAPGTIRGDLGILFTENLIHGSDGPESAAREIELFFPGL